cgtagatttaattttaaaatcattattgaCTGTGCAAAATCAGatttaaaaatcaaacattAATTACTAACAAAAGATGaattacaattaaataaaataatggtttatttttaaaaacaaaaaaaatctctaaaatcgATGTTATCTGAACGTTTATGAAAGAGAACAAGCGAATATTGTTGTTAAAGAAAAGAATCATCTTCTCTATTTCAATGTCAAAAGTAATATATTCTCAACAGAATTTTCTTTATCTCACCAAAAAATTGTCTTAACTCGAGGAAAATCTTTtctattatcttatataattgaaaatttcTGAGTTTTTATAAGCCAAACCATTATAATTCATGTAATAATTAAGTTTGACTTTTAATATCTGATTTTACGCGGTTAATAATAACTTCATAATTAAATCTGTGCAAGAAATGGTTGGGTGTTAGAACACCCGCAATAGAAATCCTTGAGACGaaatttttagagaaaaaataattgaataatCAGTGGATCCCACCAAAAGTTAAGGATTCAAtctttaaaattcataaataaggATTCTTTCTTAGTGAATCCTTGCACTATTTATGGGTCTCCACGAGACGTGGCGATCTGCGATTGGTTGATATATTCTTTTaacttgaaaaagaaaaatgtaataattaaaaaatcaaaaaaaaaattctaaggaCTCCAATGGGTAACACTATTGCGGGTGCTTTTAAAAGTGAtgatttcaaatagttgagatttaaaaactcattttgcCATCAaattatctaaactattaaaataaaagtgcaaATTTGAAATAACCCTGACTTTTTCTAAAGAATTACAAGTGAATGCCACTCTTTTTATATTcttaactataaataattttaattaatgaaattaaaaatacataataaatattgcTTCCTTAGAAAATCATATGTGCTACACCAGATTATCTAATATTTAGATAACATAAAATATTGGAATCTTTCATTTCCTAaacaaatataaactataaaagcAAAAATCTGTGAAAAAGTTATGTTATAGGATATGTTTTTCAAGATATTGATTTTTTGGTAAATAGTACTTACTTTAATTTTGGGGTTTGAAAtgaatattttacaaaatattgattcgaataataattaaaaatgttaaatgtttataaaatagaagtgtgtctttaatattttcattcaaCCAAAGTAATAAACATATGTGTCattattaacaaatttttttaaaaaaatttcaatccTATGGAATTTGGAGATAAAAGAAAATGGAGACATgacaaatacaaataaatatttagaaacaaTATTATGATACATATTTTTCTATGGTTTCAAAATTATGATATcctatctaaaatattatttctcaACTGAGTAGTTTAAATATGTAAACATGGTGAAAAAAATTTGGACGTAAATTTAGAAATCATAGTATCCTAAGAGACAAAGGAATAGATATCCTAAAGTGAGAAACTCTAACGTGTCATTGATCTaaacatcaaaattttgtttttgaagttAACAAGAAGGGGACAAACCATAAAAGATTAGATTGTACAATTAATATTCGACAtctatgcaaaaaaaaaatactcacaCGGATATGCGGGTCAAGCTCTACttcactataaaaaaaaattgtgaagcGTATTATATTATACCCCTTATGTTTCACTATAAGTGATTATTAAGGTTTTTTGCATAtggattaagaaaatacatttctatataattttttttggttatataaaattatcattaaatgaaagtaattcaaccaataaaaaaaagtcACAGTATTTTGTATTGGtcaaaaaattcaaatgatattcaaattctatctagaatttttttgaaacaaaaaaattttcACTAAATATCACTTAAATAATACAGAAggagtatattatatatatagttagctACAAAACTACACTGTTAAATCTATAAATGATAAGACTCACTAACTCGTCAACCCAAGGCTGAGTTTAACATAATCAACATACACGAGTCATCGTTAAAAAGAAATTGGGTGCATGAAAAGCGTTGAATACCTGAGAATGCATTACCAACTCAACATCTGCATCTGCTTCAGGCATACCTAAATACACTACAAGTGACTGTTATGAATCTGTTAATTGTTATTTGGTTGTAGAGTAGCTTATGGTCTTGAAAGTTCTTATCGGGATATTTAGAAGGCAACAAAATATTTCACAACCATTAGCTGCAGCAAGAGGTTGAGGTCTCTAATTAATTCAAGTCAAAGGTATAGAGAGATTTGCTTCCCAATGGAGGACTAGCTGGATCAAAAGGTTCATCTCTATCATTCTTCCCAACGATTGAATGCATGGAGTCAAATCGTATCCCGTCCTAATCTTATGTGACTGCAACTCAAAACACAGCCTCTTGGTCCTTTTATTCGGTCATGACGGGATTGAGTCCTATCCACGTCCCACTCTGTTGATTTCATAAGAAACAGGTCCACGAGTCATGACTGGACTGGGTTGAAATAAGCTCTTTTTTTTATCCATTCCACTTGTTAATTGATCCTATTCTCAACCATTGAAGTCTTTGTATTACCTTATGGTTGATGTATTCATGCAGGTTCGTGATGGAACCAATGGCGAGCAAATTGTACTTATTACCACACGTTCATCCTTGTTTACGTAATAGATTGTTGATAACATTTGCTTTTCGTTTGCAGTTTGTCCCCAAAGGTTATGTCTTTGTAAATTTCAGAATGCAACATCATTCATAAGATTAACCACAAGATTGTGCAAATTCAGTCTGGTCAGAATTAGCCAGCCATTGGAATTGCAAACCCAAAATATCTGGGacattgttatatattaatctCATGATATAATCAATATAATTAGAGTACAGAGCCCCAGAACGGAAGAAAGTAGTGAAGATAATGCTCATAGTTAGAATACCAAGATGAACACAATGAGAATCAATTATTTGTTAAGaagataaaaatcaaaaaagaagAGCTCAGTGGCGGCAAATCTCATCACATTAAACAGATGATTGCGAAGGACCCAACCGACGATATTGCCAATATCTTCACAGCTCTTTAGTGCACCAgccgggaatcgaacccgggtctgtaccgtggcagggtactattctaccactagaccactggtgCTGATTGTTTACTTAATTACCGTCACCGATTTCTATACAACCACAAAACGGAAACAGAATCGGAGAGAGGAGGAGACGTTCGTTGAAGGAAATGGCGATTCAGATGAGGAGAGAGAATGATGGTCTCTCGCACCCGAATCTATCAAACTCCAATGTTGGAGACTGTAGACTTAAAGCTTCTTCGGAAAAGTTTGTTTTAGCTATCCTTCAGCCTTTGAGTAAGAAGAGATCTTGATTCATTCTCGTTCTGCATATTATTGTTATATCATCTTTTCAACTACTTCACAAGAGCATTATTGAGAACGTCCCTACCAACTAAGCTCTGAAGGTAAATAACATTTTCTAGCTatctttttaaagtttatataggATTTGTCCCCACCAAAATATAATCATATCATACATCCGCCACTCTACATGCTTTTTGTTATTGTAATGTGCCGCTCTCTGCAACCTACTTCTTGTAAGTAGTTTAACATAATGGAAGTAAATAAGGCAGACAGGGAGACATGATCTTGATGGGTTCATAGTGGATTTTCCTTAGCATATTCGATCATGAGATTGTTTCGATAGTGACCAAGCAAGCATACAAATATGAACAGATCAATCGAGGTTTCTAAACCTTGTTTGGGTAGCTTATAGTCTTGAAAGTTCTTGTAGGGATATTCAGAAGGCAGTACAAAATTTCACAACCATTCTTGGAcaaggatttttttttggtcctTTGGAAAAAACGCTTATGCCCAATGAAAGGATTAGCTGCAGCAAAAGGTTCAGGCCTCTAATTCAAGTCAATGGGAGAGAGAGTTTTGATGCCCAATGAAGGATTAGCTGCACCAGTAAGTTCATGCATTGTTGGAAGATACTCTATATATCAACAATTAAGCTATTGCATTATTCACCTAAAAGGTACCTCTTGTTGTTTGATGACAAAATAAAGATGCTACTTAAGATTACTCACGATTTTTGTGAAAATTACTCTGTCCAGGGTGTTCTGTAATCTTGTGTTGTTgtaaaaagataaaagataTAAGAAGAAAAGATGCAGTGTAACATAAGTTCTCAAATTGTTtcatagacaaaaaaaaagtcagtaTACATAATTCTCTACTAAATCAATATAAAAACGACATTTACTACTGATTAAAAAAGATGACATGAGGAAGTGGAACAGGAGCAAAGCTAGGCCATGATGGTCTTGTGAGGCATGACTTGAGCAGCAGCAGGAGGTACACGAATGCTTTGGGTTTTAGAAACATTCCTTCTAATAAAGTTAGCCAGTTGAAGATCAATTCTATCACTCACATGAGAAGGCTGTGTGTTCTTCTTCCTGCCGTCTCCACCCACGAAGACATGCCTCAACAATCTCGACGCGTCTTTTGATCTCCTCGCAAAGCAAGTCAAGATAAAGAGTTTTGCTTCCAAAGGAAGATCACTCGGAATCAGTGGCTCTTTGTCCTTCATGAGATCATCCGCTTCATAGTTCTTATGCCACCAAGGTCTCTTCCCAGTGTACATCTCAAGCACACAGCACCCTAACGACCACAAGTCGAGATCTTTCTCTGTCTCACCGTAAGAAACCGAGTTCGGAGACATGTAGATCGATGTTCCAGCAAAGGGACGACTAGGGCTCCACCAGCTACTGTCTCCTTCCCTTCTCGACAAGCCGAAATCAGATATCTTCAACTCGAAAGAAGATCTCCACACGCCGTTGTTGTTGACGTGGCTAGGGAAAACGAGGATGTTCTCCGGTTTGAGGTCGCAGTGAACGTAACCGTGTGCGTGGATCATAGGATCAGGAAGTTTATAGTCTTTGAATTTGTTGATGAAATCACTAAGGCTTCCACCAGGAGCGTACTCCAAGGGTATCTTGTACTCCACGCAACCGTTAAGTTGGTTGAGACTTGCTTTCACTCTGGTCCCGTAGCACTGGACGATTCTCGTACACCCTTTGAACTCAGACAAGATTTGAACCTCTCTGAAGAGAGACTCCGCGTGTTGACGGTCTGAGGTTTTGACCGCGACGGAAGCCACAGTGCCGTCGTAGCGAAGGCCTTGATAGAGACTGACCGAACCAAAGGAACCTTCACCAAGTTGCTTTACAAATAACAAAGCAGGTCCTGATGCCATTGCAATAAttttgagagagagatttagATGAAAAGAACCCTAAGTGGAGTGGAATCAGAGAACTAACGTTGGTTAGAGAGTCCCAACATCAAATATATAACTGACCGATAACGCGTCACAACTCCCAatttcctttttcctttttaaaaaagatattttttcacaaaaaataatgtgttaacaaacaaaaaaaagaagaaaataacaaaatctaaTGTTGCTCCCACAATCCAATATATTATAACTGTTGGATCAATTATTCAATTTCCTGATCCTCTGGatcaaacatttaaattttatttttcacccTGTGTAAAAATAACTTGAGCATACCTTGAGCCTCACGGCTACACAAACGTTATTCAATTTCTCTATGACACTACAGAATGTACTATTACAGCTGAAAGAAAGACATTGAACACTACCGGGGGTAGCTGACTGTCACAACAACTTCCAGTTACAGAGTTAGGGATTAGGGAAATAGCCTtgactgtgtttcaaaaaaaaaaagaaaaagggaaaTAGCCTTGAATCGATCTTGTACACCTACATTCAATTCAACGATATgagaattttatatattttatctgtttgaccaaaaaaaaaatattttatctatatagCATGATAATTAATTAATCTTGTAGTTGTAGCTTACATTTACGAATTGTTCCATATTTCCATAGATATTTGGAGACAGTCGGAATGCACATAGATATGTACTTAGTCCCGAAGGTCTCTGTCGTAGTCAAATTCATAAGGAAGTTATATTATCTTCTCATTTACTAAATATACCAACATTTTTAACCTCATCAAAATTTCATTctatatcttttaaatataaatcacatTAGAACacacaaacaaatataaaaaacaaaagttaagaGCTCAGTCACATAGCAATCATATCTGAGATGATCAGAAGAATGCAAAGGACCCAACCTTTGCTAATGCCAACATCATCACAGCTCTTAGCTGCACCAgccgggaatcgaacccgggtctgtaccgtggcagggtactattctaccactagaccactggtgCTTTAATGAACTATCAAGGCTTAACTAGCAACAGATTGAGCAAGGACAGCACAGAACCCatcattttaagaaatttactAATTAGCTAAACCATTCTATTGTTGTATTAATTAGGAGGCCGTGGATAGTTGTAACTTTtacttaaacccaaaccataataCAGTGATCACCAAGACTATACATAAGAAATATTAATCTAAGTTATAAAAGCTtgatgtttcttcttcttcttctaagttgtgtgtgtgtgtgttttatgcATTTCAAACAACAGGTGATTGCAGGGATATTCAAGAGAGTAGATAAAAGCGCCAgcattgaaattgaaaatatcaGTGCTTGACACTCTCTATCTCTCTGGTGTTTTAATAGTTTGGAATTTAAAGTTCTGTAACACTTAGCACGATATATGTTGAGGTGTCTTTTTTAAGTTtcatttgaacaaaaaatacttaaaacacaAAGAAGGGTTTcgtaatcaaacaaaaaaaataaagagctCAGTCACATGGCAATCGAATGCGAGAGTAGTCGTAGGAATGCGAAGGGCCCAACCTTCACTATGCCAACATCTTCACTGCTCTAAATGCACCAGCCGAGAATCGAACCCGGATCTGTACCGTGGCAGGGTACTAttctaccactagaccactggtgAATATATTAGCTAAGCCGTTGGCTAGTCAAACGACATCGATAGGGGAAAAGAGGAACTCACTAATTAGCAACACAGACGTAGACAAATGTACTACTTAGACGATATGCTAATTTCTTGATTACTATATTTTCTTGATCGGCTAAGTTACTTGCTTGTTTAAATTAGAAATATTAGAACCATTTTCAGAGAACCTGACACGTCCGGTTCCTCCACTACCTCCGAGCAAGAACCATCCTCTTAGAAAGATATACACGGTAGGAGACTCGAAAGAACAATTTGACTAATAAAAGATCTATTGATCTACAAATAAGAAGAATAATCCTCAAGTTGTATTGTTAATATCCCTTATGAAATGATCGATGTTAGCATTAGACGACCCCATTTCCTCAACCGCTCCTTGAAATATCTCACTGAGGTCACATGCCCTTCTTCTCATCTCCTTCCCGTCTTCACTCTCTCTATCCATCAACCTCTTCACCACTTCCTTGATCTCATCTCTGACTATCAAAACCtccgtcttcttcctcctctcgaTCCTGATCCCAACTTTCCAGTCCTCAACGATCATCTTCGCATTCAGAATCTGATCCCAAAACAAAGGAAACGCCAGCATCGGCACCCCTGAATACATCCCTTCCAGAGTCGAGTTAAACCCGCAATGTGTCCAAAACCCGCCTACAGCCACGTGACACAACACACGAAGCTGGTCGCACCAGCTCACCACTACACCCGCGCTACCTTCAAAAGCCTTCTTCAGCTTCGACTCTCCCCCACGAGCCACCCAAAGGAACCGGACTCCGCTCGCCTTGACTCCTTCCACTATCTCATCCATCTGAGCTTCGGAAACCGAGAGAAAACTCCCTTGCGAAACGTAAAGAACAGAGGTTTCCGCTTGCTCATCAAGCCACCGGATGTAATCCGGTTTATTCTCAAAGGAGAGTTTCTCAAAGG
This genomic stretch from Raphanus sativus cultivar WK10039 chromosome 3, ASM80110v3, whole genome shotgun sequence harbors:
- the LOC108845438 gene encoding mitogen-activated protein kinase kinase kinase 20-like translates to MASGPALLFVKQLGEGSFGSVSLYQGLRYDGTVASVAVKTSDRQHAESLFREVQILSEFKGCTRIVQCYGTRVKASLNQLNGCVEYKIPLEYAPGGSLSDFINKFKDYKLPDPMIHAHGYVHCDLKPENILVFPSHVNNNGVWRSSFELKISDFGLSRREGDSSWWSPSRPFAGTSIYMSPNSVSYGETEKDLDLWSLGCCVLEMYTGKRPWWHKNYEADDLMKDKEPLIPSDLPLEAKLFILTCFARRSKDASRLLRHVFVGGDGRKKNTQPSHVSDRIDLQLANFIRRNVSKTQSIRVPPAAAQVMPHKTIMA